In a genomic window of Scheffersomyces stipitis CBS 6054 chromosome 4, complete sequence:
- a CDS encoding pentafunctional arom polypeptide, shikimate 5-dehydrogenase (go_component cytoplasm~go_function shikimate kinase activity; ATP binding; 3-dehydroquinate dehydratase activity; shikimate 5-dehydrogenase activity; 3-dehydroquinate synthase activity~go_process amino acid biosynthesis; aromatic amino acid family biosynthesis; aromatic amino acid family biosynthesis, shikimate pathway) — MTSVEKVSILGAETIHVGYGIQDHIVQEVISHLASSTYVIVTDTNMARTTPFTKLRNKFESKLKELRPESRLLFYSVSPGENNKNRETKAAVEDFLLQQGCTRDTVILAVGGGVIGDMIGFVAATFMRGVRVVQVPTSLLAMVDSSVGGKTAIDTPLGKNFVGAFHQPEYVFADVSFLETLPTRQFINGMAEVVKTAAIWNEEEFTRLEKFSKKFLAVVSAKTPDLISIKEELVKTVLESIRVKAFVVSSDEKETGLRNLLNFGHTIGHAIEAVLTPQALHGECVSIGMIKEAELARYLGVLSPVAVARLSKCLVAYGLPVSIDEKDFLKKVGNKRHNVEIDILLKKMAIDKKNDGSKIRCVILEAIGKCYQLKAHQVSKQDLSFVLTDEVLVHPFDDKLIPKTNVVIPPGSKSISNRALVLAALGTGTVRIKNLLHSDDTKHMLEAVASLKGASISTEDNGETIVVTGNGGKLVSCDEQLYLGNAGTASRFLTSVAPLVGINPQSGEHVVLTGNARMQERPIGPLVDALRANGSEIDYLNKEGSLPLKVKAGKGLNGGRIELAATISSQYVSSILMCAPYANEPVTLSLVGGKPISQLYINMTIAMMKTFGIVVTKSETEEHTYHIPRGSYVNPKEYVIESDASSATYPLAFAALTGTSCTIPNIGSSSLQGDARFAVDVLRPMGCEVVQTATSTTVTGPSVGNLKPLPHVDMEPMTDAFLTASVVAAVAKNGTQSTSITGIANQRVKECNRIAAMVSELAKFGVVANELPDGIEIHGISPNDLVTPSTEKRGIKTFDDHRVAMSFSLLAGLCKDKVLIQERSCTGKTWPGWWDILHTKFKVAIDGYELPLQHEDSTALVEKHGNGKRSIIVIGMRGAGKSTLSKWMASFLGFKLVDLDDVLEEKIGTDIRSFVQQQGWEEFRKQEAIVAKESFIKFSEGCVLSTGGGIVEGEEARESLKSYVKSGGIVLHLHRDLDETVVLLSADTTRPAYVDEIKQVWLRRENWYRECSNYHFYSAHCSSDAEFKHLRNSFTTYIKTITGFHVAQIPKKRSFYTSLTFSDLTEVASSLEDISTGSDAIELRVDLLKETTHTFVADQTAILRKSTNLPIIYTIRTESQGGKFPDNKFEELEELLALGIKLGVQYLDLQLDLPNDLLERILESKKFTKIIASYVDVSGSLRWDNVEWKNRYNQGVSLGADLVKLVGRANSFQDNLSLEVFRGTSTLKPLIAYNVGEKGKLSRVLNPRLTPVTHAKIPAESGNEGALDVAQINKAYTDIGGLSEKHFWIVGNPVGHSRSPNLHNAGYKKLNLPYVFDRFETSDAGEAFQKLIKEDKNFGGLAVTMPLKVDIMKYTDKLSDSAQVIGAVNTVIELEGEQGKYLGENTDWVGISESFVRDGIPNLENVNVNGLVVGGGGTSRAAVYALHQLGCKKIYMLNRTVSKIQEIQKNFPAEYNIEILDSVEAVEAAQPISLIVSCIPADKPIDEQLLNKLERVLYVGGEAKIGGFTPSLLEASYKPRVTPIMKIASEKYEWNVIPGVEMLVNQGITQFQLHTGFVAPYDVVHDAVVNQ, encoded by the coding sequence ATGACGTCTGTCGAGAAGGTATCGATTCTCGGAGCCGAGACCATCCATGTGGGATACGGCATCCAGGACCACATTGTCCAGGAGGTAATTTCACATCTAGCCTCATCTACCTATGTGATTGTCACAGACACCAACATGGCCAGAACTACTCCGTTCACCAAGTTGCGTAACAAATTCGAAAGCAAACTTAAAGAATTACGTCCGGAGTCCCGTTTGCTTTTCTATTCAGTTTCACCAGGtgaaaacaacaaaaacaGAGAAACCAAGGCTGCTGTAGAAGACTTCTTATTGCAACAGGGATGTACCAGAGACACCGTAATTCTAGCTGTAGGAGGCGGAGTGATCGGGGACATGATTGGTTTTGTAGCTGCAACCTTTATGAGAGGGGTCAGAGTCGTTCAGGTTCCCACTAGTTTGTTAGCCATGGTTGACTCTTCTGTAGGTGGTAAGACTGCCATAGATACTCCATTGGGGAAGAACTTTGTAGGAGCATTCCACCAGCCGGAGTACGTCTTCGCAGATGTTTCGTTCTTGGAGACCTTACCAACTAGACAGTTCATCAACGGAATGGCTGAAGTCGTTAAGACGGCTGCGATCTGGAACGAAGAGGAATTCACTCGCTTGGAGaagttctccaagaagttccTCGCTGTAGTTTCTGCCAAAACCCCAGATTTAATCTCAATTAAGGAAGAGTTAGTCAAAACGGTACTTGAATCTATTCGTGTAAAGGCTTTTGTCGTTTCGTCCGATGAGAAGGAAACTGGCTTGAGAAACTTGCTTAACTTTGGTCATACAATTGGCCATGCAATTGAAGCCGTGTTGACACCCCAAGCTCTCCACGGTGAATGTGTTTCCATCGGTATGATCAAAGAAGCTGAGTTGGCACGTTATTTGGGTGTTTTGTCACCTGTAGCAGTCGCTAGATTGTCGAAGTGTCTTGTAGCTTATGGTTTACCTGTTTCTATCGACGAGAAAgactttttgaagaaggtggGAAACAAACGTCACAATGTGGAAATTgacatcttgttgaagaagatggctattgacaagaagaatgacGGTAGTAAGATTAGGTGTGTCATCCTCGAAGCCATCGGAAAGTGCTACCAGTTGAAGGCTCACCAAGTCTCCAAACAAGACTTGAGCTTTGTTCTCACAGATGAAGTATTGGTACATCCATTTGATGACAAATTGATTCCTAAGACTAACGTCGTCATTCCTCCAGGCTCCAAGTCCATCTCTAACAGAGCGTTGGTGTTAGCTGCCTTGGGTACTGGTACTGTcagaatcaagaacttgttgcaCTCTGACGATACCAAACACATGTTGGAGGCAGTTGCTTCTTTGAAGGGAGCTTCTATCTCTACCGAAGACAATGGTGAAACCATTGTCGTCACTGGAAATGGTGGAAAGCTCGTATCTTGCGACGAGCAATTGTACTTAGGTAACGCCGGTACAGCCTCCAGATTCTTGACTTCTGTTGCACCTCTCGTAGGTATTAACCCTCAATCTGGTGAACATGTAGTTTTAACAGGTAATGCCAGAATGCAGGAAAGGCCAATTGGACCTTTGGTGGACGCTTTGAGAGCCAATGGCTCGGAAATCGACTACCTCAACAAGGAAGGATCGTTACCATTGAAGGTTAAGGCAGGTAAGGGCTTGAACGGTGGAAGAATAGAGTTAGCTGCTACTATTTCGTCACAATACGTTTCTTCCATCTTGATGTGTGCTCCTTACGCCAATGAGCCGGTTACTTTGTCGCTCGTAGGAGGTAAGCCAATCTCGCAGTTGTACATCAACATGACGATTGCCATGATGAAGACGTTTGGGATTGTCGTGACCAAGTCCGAAACTGAAGAACACACTTACCACATTCCCCGTGGATCTTACGTAAACCCTAAGGAATACGTTATCGAATCAGATGCTTCTTCAGCTACTTACCCATTGGCTTTTGCTGCCTTGACAGGAACATCTTGTACGATTCCAAACATcggttcttcttctttacaGGGAGACGCAAGGtttgctgttgatgttttGAGACCTATGGGCTGTGAAGTGGTTCAGACTGCTACTTCCACTACTGTCACTGGTCCATCTGTAGGAAACTTGAAGCCTTTGCCCCATGTAGATATGGAGCCAATGACGGATGCTTTCCTTACTGCTTCTGTAGTCGCCGCTGTAGCCAAGAACGGCACGCAGTCTACCTCTATTACTGGTATCGCCAACCAGAGAGTGAAGGAATGTAATCGTATCGCCGCTATGGTATCTGAATTGGCCAAATTTGGTGTTGTAGCCAACGAGTTGCCAGACGGAATTGAAATCCATGGAATTTCACCAAATGACTTGGTTACCCCATCCACAGAAAAGCGTGGAATCAAAACTTTTGACGATCACAGAGTGGCCATGTCGTTTTCGCTTTTGGCTGGTTTGTGTAAGGATAAGGTACTCATTCAAGAAAGATCTTGTACTGGTAAGACCTGGCCGGGATGGTGGGACATCTTACACACCAAGTTCAAGGTTGCTATCGATGGCTACGAGCTTCCATTACAACACGAAGACAGTACTGCCTTGGTTGAAAAACATGGTAATGGTAAGAGAAGTATCATCGTTATTGGAATGAGAGGCGCTGGGAAGTCCACCTTGTCGAAGTGGATGGCTTCCTTCTTGGGCTTCAAGCTTGTAGACTTGGAcgatgttcttgaagaaaaaatTGGCACTGATATCAGGTCGTTTGTACAACAGCAAGGCTGGGAAGAATTCCGTAAGCAAGAAGCAATTGTAGCTAAAGAATCTTTCATTAAGTTCTCTGAAGGCTGTGTATTGTCTACTGGGGGTGGAATTGTAGAAGGCGAAGAGGCTAGAGAATCCTTAAAGAGCTATGTAAAGTCTGGTGGAATTGTCTTACACTTACATCGTGATTTGGACGAGACCGTTGTACTTCTTTCTGCGGACACAACTAGACCAGCCTACGTGGATGAAATCAAACAGGTTTGGTTACGTAGAGAAAATTGGTACCGTGAATGTTCTAACTATCACTTCTATTCAGCACATTGTTCCAGTGATGCCGAATTCAAGCACTTGCGAAACTCCTTCACTACTTACATCAAGACCATCACCGGCTTCCATGTGGCTCAGATTCCTAAGAAGAGGTCCTTCTACACTAGTTTGACGTTCTCTGACTTGACTGAAGTTGCTTCATCCTTGGAAGACATCTCCACAGGTTCTGATGCCATCGAATTAAGAGTTGACCTTTTGAAGGAAACGACTCATACTTTCGTTGCTGACCAAACTGCCATCTTGAGAAAGTCGACTAATCTTCCGATCATCTACACTATCAGAACAGAATCACAAGGAGGAAAGTTCCCCGACAACAAATTCGAAGAGCtcgaagagttgttggCTTTGGGTATTAAGTTAGGTGTGCAATACTTGGACCTTCAGTTAGACTTGCCTAATGACTTGCTTGAAAGAATTTTGGAATCGAAGAAGTTCACCAAGATCATTGCTTCCTACGTTGATGTTTCTGGCTCATTAAGATGGGATAACGTCGAATGGAAAAACAGATACAATCAGGGTGTTTCTCTTGGTGCTGACCTTGTCAAGTTGGTTGGAAGAGCCAATCTGTTCCAAGATAACTTGAGCTTGGAAGTATTCAGAGGCACCAGCACATTGAAGCCTTTAATTGCCTACAATGTTGGTGAAAAAGGTAAGTTGTCTAGAGTGTTGAACCCAAGATTGACTCCAGTTACTCACGCAAAGATTCCTGCCGAATCTGGTAACGAAGGAGCATTGGATGTCGCTCAGATCAACAAAGCGTACACTGACATTGGTGGCTTGTCAGAGAAGCACTTCTGGATTGTCGGCAACCCTGTTGGCCATAGTCGTTCTCCCAACTTGCACAATGCTGGctacaagaagttgaacttgccATACGTGTTTGACAGATTTGAGACATCTGATGCTGGAGAAGCATTTCAGAAATTgatcaaagaagacaagaactTCGGCGGTTTGGCTGTGACCATGCCCTTGAAGGTTGATATCATGAAATACACTGATAAGTTGTCTGATTCAGCTCAAGTTATTGGCGCTGTTAATACTGTGATTGAATTGGAGGGCGAACAAGGAAAGTATTTGGGTGAGAACACCGACTGGGTTGGTATTTCAGAGTCTTTTGTTAGGGATGGAATTCCCAACCTTGAAAACGTCAATGTCAACGGTTTGGTTGTCGGTGGTGGAGGCACTTCTCGTGCTGCTGTCTACGCTTTGCACCAATTaggttgcaaaaagatCTACATGCTCAATCGTACGGTTTCCAAGATTCAAgagattcagaagaacttcCCTGCTGAGTATAACATTGAAATTTTGGACAGtgttgaagctgttgaagCTGCACAACCTATCTCGTTGATTGTTTCTTGTATTCCAGCAGACAAGCCAATTGACgagcaattgttgaacaagctTGAGAGAGTATTGTACGTTGGAGGTGAAGCCAAGATTGGTGGATTCACCCCTTCCTTATTAGAAGCTTCCTACAAGCCCAGAGTTACTCCTATCATGAAGATCGCTCTGGAGAAGTATGAGTGGAACGTGATTCCTGGTGTGGAAATGTTGGTGAACCAAGGCATTACGCAATTTCAGTTGCACACTGGTTTTGTTGCCCCCTACGATGTGGTTCACGATGCTGTTGTGAACCAATGA
- a CDS encoding predicted protein (go_function RNA binding~go_process RNA processing), which translates to MKRPIQTTITLSETEAKIQNLLVDYCRHHSETYPNKFPLELRITGGWVRDKLLGNHSNDIDIAVNHQSGEQFASNLHEYLRVHNPELHLKAIHTIKKNPEKSKHLETCTTKLFGMDIDFVNLRSEEYSDDSRVPIIKFGTPEEDAYRRDATLNSLFFNLNKNEIEDFTGKGLQDLQDGVLRTPLEPLQTFLDDPLRVLRLIRFASRFNFIVEPKTLEAMTSPEIRESLTTKISKERIEVELLKIFTSKNPSYGLRLINYANLYSRIFSTEELVLATPDVVTKLKASCDEISDHVALAATLHPIFVDVERTIQNHFGREFKRLSSIYEYHNPFWLAVILFPYRGLRCKHLPKDRVPSPVAKILMRNGLKTKNYDVDIVTTITDEYVESREILDRYFANPKLVKRSEMGMYLRKFKSFADLNIFFNCFIDIMENLKTLGVSTVGPVPVIPDDVRHHPEFVYTIQKITNKYSDFLEYIDDEGLSDADKIKPLIDGTRLTQELGVKPGPWVTLVTEEILVWQLDNPDKGADECLEYIRDIAQRYVAEEQARVAELKAKKGKKK; encoded by the coding sequence ATGAAAAGACCGATCCAAACCACCATCACTCTCTCTGAGACAGAGGCCAAAATCCagaacttgttggtggATTACTGTCGCCATCACAGCGAGACATATCCCAACAAGTTTCCGCTTGAATTGCGCATCACAGGTGGCTGGGTCAGGGACAAGCTTTTGGGCAATCATAGCAATGACATCGACATCGCTGTAAATCACCAGTCTGGAGAGCAGTTTGCTTCCAATTTGCACGAATACTTGAGGGTGCACAATCCAGAATTGCATCTCAAGGCCATTCACACCATTAAGAAGAACCCCGAGAAATCAAAACACTTGGAGACATGTACTACTAAACTCTTTGGTATGGATATAGACTTTGTCAACTTAAGATCAGAGGAGTATTCTGACGATAGCAGAGTACCGATTATCAAATTTGGTACACCAGAAGAGGATGCCTACAGGAGGGATGCTACGCTCAACTCGctattcttcaacttgaacaagaacgaaattgaagattttaCAGGCAAAGGTCTTCAGGATTTACAAGATGGGGTATTGCGTACTCCCTTAGAGCCATTGCAGACATTCTTGGACGACCCATTACGTGTGCTTCGTCTCATTAGATTTGCCAGTagattcaatttcatcgTAGAGCCAAAGACTTTAGAAGCGATGACGAGTCCTGAGATCAGAGAATCCTTGACGACTAAGATCTCCAAAGAGAGAATCGAAGTCGAGTTGCTCAAGATTTTCACCAGTAAGAATCCAAGCTACGGGTTGCGGTTGATCAACTATGCCAATTTGTATAGCAGGATCTTCAGCACTGAAGAGTTGGTATTGGCTACGCCTGACGTAgtgaccaagttgaaagcATCTTGTGACGAAATCAGTGACCATGTTGCCCTAGCAGCCACTTTGCATCCCATCTTTGTAGACGTAGAAAGAACAATTCAAAACCACTTTGGCAGGGAATTCAAGCGGTTGTCGCTGATTTACGAGTATCATAACCCGTTCTGGCTCGCTGTAATTCTATTTCCATATCGTGGTTTGCGGTGCAAGCATCTCCCCAAAGACCGTGTGCCCTCTCCAGTagccaagatcttgatgaGAAATGGTCTCAAGACTAAGAACTATGACGTCGATATCGTCACCACCATTACTGATGAGTATGTAGAGTCCCGTGAAATCTTGGATCGATACTTTGCCAATCCGAAACTTGTCAAGCGATCTGAGATGGGGATGTACTTGAGaaagttcaagtcgttCGCTGATTTAAacatctttttcaattgctttaTTGATATTATGGAGAATTTAAAGACTTTGGGTGTATCCACCGTGGGACCAGTACCTGTTATTCCTGACGACGTCAGACACCACCCCGAGTTCGTGTACACGATCCAGAAGATCACGAACAAATACCTGGATTTCTTGGAATACATTGATGACGAAGGATTGCTGGATGCTGACAAGATCAAACCTCTTATCGATGGTACTAGATTGACCCAGGAATTGGGAGTGAAACCAGGGCCCTGGGTGACGCTAGTGACAGAAGAGATCTTGGTGTGGCAGCTTGATAACCCGGACAAGGGAGCGGATGAGTGTTTGGAATATATCAGGGATATAGCACAGAGGTATGTAGCTGAGGAACAGGCAAGAGTGGCAGAGTTGAAGGCAAAGAAGggcaagaagaaatag